The segment CATGACGGCGTCGAGGTAGCGGATCTCGCCCAGGCAGTCGCAGCCGAGCTCGAGCGACTGGGTCATGAAGCCCAGTCCCCACTCGCCGATGTCGAAGGCGGTGCGCCGGTAGTGGTCGACGCTCGGGTCGCGGTAGGGGACGACCATCTCGGCGAAGCTCAGCTGGTGGGCCACCTGGCGCGTGCGGCCGGCGTCGTCGTAGGTGACGGCGTTGATGGTCATGCCCTCGCGGTGGTTGAACCCGACCCGCATGGTCCAGTTCTGCCACCGCAGCTCGTGCCCGTCGACCTCGAAGCCGATGCCCTCGGGCTGGGTGATCTCGAGCGGCTTGCGCGGCGGCCGGCGGCCCTTCAGCCGGTCGGGCACGTGGCGAGGCACGTACTCGCCCATCACGTCGGGCCGCGACACGGTGTGCGTGTCCTCGATCGCCAGGAGCTCCATCGTGTTGATGTCGATCACGCAGTGCAGGCCGTTCACGGGACCGGCGTAGGGGTTGGCGCCCTCGGCGGCCCTCACCCAGGTGTCGGACCAGCCGATGCGCCGGTCCTTCCACTGCTCGGGCATCACGGCGTCGCCGTAGGTCCAGGTGTCCATGAAGACCAGCGAGAGGTCGGTGATGCCCCGCTTCGCCAGCGCCGCGATCACGTCGGGGTGGGCGCGCAGGGCGGCGTCGGCCTCCTCCCACTCGTCCACGGTGAAGTTGGCCTGCACACCCGGCACGTGCTCGAAGCTCAGCACGGCGTCGGCGGAGAGGTCGACCCGGCCGCGGAAGGTCCGGTTGGTGGCCTGCTCGAGGCAGAGCACCTCCACGACCCGGGCGGGGACGGTGCCGTCGGCGGCGTAGATGTCAAGGTCGGCCTTGGCCGGCTGGAGTCCTTCGATCGAGCAGTAGCGCCATCCCTCCCCCACGCCGTGCTCGGCGGAGAGCAGGGCCGTGGTCGCGCGGAACTCGTCGGACGTGAGGGGATCAAGCGGATGGGTCACCTGCTGATCATCTCCCTCTCGGGGGGCACCTGACCAGGATCTCGTGGCGATGTCACCGGATCGTCACGGATCCCGTGCTCGCCGAGGGGGCTGCGCGACGCCGACGGCCGGGCCCCTGGGCCCTCGACACGACGCGGAGCCCGGGTGGATCCAGGACCGATGCGGGACCGCGGGCCCTCCGTGACGGGCCGGGACGGGACCTAGGTTCCAGGTGTGTCGATCTCGGGCCCTCGCCGCCATGTCCTGCCAGCCTTCCTCCAGCGGGCCACCGCACCTCCCCCGCGCGCACCGCGCGGGCAGGGGACCCTCGAGGTCGTCGGCGTCGTCGTGCTCGCCGCGGTGCTGGTGGGTGCGGGCGTCACCGCGGTGCACGCCAAGGCACCCCAGGTGACCACCACGGTCCGGTGCGCCATCGCGAAGGTCCTCGCGGCGGCCGGGGGCGGCGCGGCCTGCGCCGACGGCGAGCAGCCGGGCGGGGACGGTGAGCAGCCGGGCGAGGGCGGCGACCAGCCGGGTGGTGACGACCCGGTCGATCCCGACACCCCGATCCTCAACCCGGAGGACCCCTCCGACCCGCGCTGCAAGGACGCGCAGCCGTCGAGCGGACCCATCGACGGCGAGCACCCCACACTCGTGCAGGTCGGCTGCCGCAACCTCTACGTGCCCGAGGACTGCCAGACCGAGTGGGACGCCTACCGCACGGCGACGGAGGGCGCGGCACGCGCCAAGACCGCCGGAGCACTCGGCACCTGCGTGGGAGACACGTACGACCGGATCGAGCCGCCGTGCGTGACGTCCTCCAACAGCGAGGTCGACCGCTCCGAGGTCCGCATCCTGTTCGTGAAGTTCGGCAGCTCGGACGGCATGCTCGTCGAGGACCTCGGCGACGGAAGGGTCCGGGTGCACCTCCTGGAGGGCACCGAGGTCGGCGGCGAGGTCTCCGGCAGCGGCAAGGGCATCGACTTCAGCGTCGGCGGTGTCACCGGGTACGAGAAGGGACAGACCTACGAGTTCCACGACATGGAGAAGGCCCAGGAGTGGCTCGACTGGTACCAGCAGTACCGGACCATCGACGCGAACGTCCAGGGCCTGATGCAGACCAGCACCATCTGTCCCCGACCCGGGCAGTGCCCACCGAACCCGTACCACGTGCAGCAGGCGCAGAAGCTCATGGAGCGCAAGAAGGAGCTGCAGGAGACCGAGCCGGAGCACCACGACCTCGCGACGTCGTCGGTGCGGTCATCCAAGGTGAAGGTCTCCGGCGGCGTCAGCTTCCCCATCTCCACGTCCAAGGGCAAGGGCTCGGGAGGCATCACGCCCGGCATCTCCGGTGACTACACCGGCGAGGTCCAGGTCGAGCAGCGCGACTGGGCCGACGGCAGCTTCACGGCGTCGTACAAGTCCACCGACCTCGGCGGCTTCCTCATCGGCGTGAAGGCGGGCGGCAAGGCGACGAAGGACAAGAAGGGCGGCAAGGACGGCGAGCAGGAGGACCGCGGCGGGGCGAAGGGCGGCGACGCCCTCGGGGCCGAGTGGGCGGGCAGCTCCTCGACGTCGGTCACCTGGGGGCCGGACGGCAAGCTCGGCAAGCTCATCGTCACCCTCGACGACCAGGCCCTCGACAGCATCAACCGCGCCGGCATCGACCTGTCCGTCGCCCTGCCCTACGGGTTCGGGCTCAGCGGCGCCTACGAGACGAAGAGCAAGGAGGGCAAGGCCACCGTCACCGAGATGATCCTCGACTTCGACCAGCACCCGGAGCTGCGTGACGAGCTGGGCCCCCGGATCGACGAGATGTTCCCCCGCGACAAGGACGGGAACCTCGAGAAGGGCGACGTCGACGTCGAGTTCGACGACGAGGTCGAGCAGACCGACGGCGGCGACCCCGTGCAGGACGTGCTCGACGAGAAGGCGAACGTGCGAGACCTGGAGTACGACGTGGCCGAGACCGAGGAGACCGGCTCCGTCGGGGTGGACTTCGTGGGCATCGACCTGTTCAAGGCCTCGTGGAGCCACGTCGAGTCCCAGAAGGACCTCACGGGGTCGTCGTTCGAGATCACCGACGTCACGGGCACGCGGCAGACGGTCAGCCCGGCCCCCAAGTGCAAGGCGCTGCCGTTCACCCAGCCCGACGACTACTACACCGGCGAGTTCTCCGACCCGCCCGTCGCCCGGATCTGAGCGCTTCCGCCCCGGTCCTCGGGGCGGGAACGCCAGTGGATGGCGCCGATCGACAGCATCCGCAGCTGCGTGGTCGTCATCCGGGCGACCTCGCGGTCGAAGGCGGCGGTCCGTGGACCCTGCAGGAGCCGTTCGGCCGCCGCGACCATCGCCGTGACGATGAGGTCCGCCGAGGTGCGCAGGTCGTCGTTCGACCAGTGCACGGCGCCGGGCAACCTGGCGAAGTCGGTGGCGATCTCGGCCTCGAACAGGTCGAGCTCGTGCCGGATGGCGGCGCGCACCCCGGGCACGCCCCCCACTCGTTCACGGCTGATGAAGCCGAAGTGCGCCGGGTCGGACCGGACACGCTCGACGAGGACGTCGACGGACTGGCCGATCACGCCCCCGACCGACGGCGCCGCGCTGCGCACGTCGCGGATCATGCGCCGCAACGACGAGAACGACTCGTCGACGAGGGCCAGGCCGAGGTCCTCGGCCGAGACGAAGTGCCGGTAGAACGCCGTGGGGGCGATGCCCACCTCGCGGGCCACGTGCCGCAACGACAGGGCCGAGAGAGAGCTCTGCTCGGTGAGCACGAGGGCCGCGTCGAGGATGGCGCGACGGGTGCGCTCCTTGCGCTCGGTGCGCGTGGGCAGGGCGTCGGGCTGGTCCTCCATGCGGCCGAGCGTACCTGTGTCGGTGGACACGTGACCACCGTTGCCCCCGCCTGACCTGCGCAAACACGCGACGTGCCTGCCGTCACAGGGGCAACACGTTGACATTCGGAGTGTCACATACCGACAGTTGGTGGACAGGTGTCCACTAACGCACCTCGACCCGACCCCGAACTGCGAAGGACCGACCATGACGGCGACCGCCACGACCGGCCTCCCTCCGCTCGCCCAGCGCGTGCTCGGCTCGCGCCTGCTCGCGTCCCTGACGTCTCCGCACGGCGTCGACCACTACCTGCGCCAGGTCAACCCCATGTGGGCCGCGACCGACGTGCGCGCCCAGGTCGTGGACGTGAAGCGCGAGACGGACGGCGAGCACCCGGTCGCCACGCTCACGCTCGAGCCGACGAGCACGTGGCGCGGTCACCGCTCCGGCCAGTACGTCCAGGTCGGACTCGAGATCGACGGCCGCCGCACCACCCGCTGCTTCTCCATCTCCTCGGCCGCGTCGCTCCCCGGCGAGCAGTTCACGATCACCGTGCGCGCCCACGAGGAGGGCGTCGTCTCCAAGCACCTCGTGCGCGAGGCCCAGCCCGGCCTGATCCTCCACCTCAGCCAGGCCGAGGGCGACTTCACGATGCACGAGAGCGCCGCGACGCCGACCAACAACCACCTCGTGATGATCTCGGGCGGCTCCGGCATCACGCCGGTCATGTCGCACGTGCGGACGCTCCTGCGCGACGGGTACGACCACCACGCGCAGCGCAAGGTCACGTTCGTGCACTACGCCCGCTCCCCCGAGGACCAGATCTTCGCGGAGGAGCTCGCCGA is part of the Aeromicrobium sp. Leaf245 genome and harbors:
- a CDS encoding ferredoxin reductase — translated: MTATATTGLPPLAQRVLGSRLLASLTSPHGVDHYLRQVNPMWAATDVRAQVVDVKRETDGEHPVATLTLEPTSTWRGHRSGQYVQVGLEIDGRRTTRCFSISSAASLPGEQFTITVRAHEEGVVSKHLVREAQPGLILHLSQAEGDFTMHESAATPTNNHLVMISGGSGITPVMSHVRTLLRDGYDHHAQRKVTFVHYARSPEDQIFAEELAEIAANDNGVTVHLRYGPHLFDPEELRLMVGDFTDLDTWVCGPAGLVELVQEAYGDSPRLRLEFFKPPAFAREEDAEGTVAFNVAGSTAANDGSSLLEQAEAAGLTPEFGCRMGICFSCVSRKTEGTVRNILTGETSSLPDEDVRICVSAPVGSCAVDL
- a CDS encoding primary-amine oxidase; amino-acid sequence: MTHPLDPLTSDEFRATTALLSAEHGVGEGWRYCSIEGLQPAKADLDIYAADGTVPARVVEVLCLEQATNRTFRGRVDLSADAVLSFEHVPGVQANFTVDEWEEADAALRAHPDVIAALAKRGITDLSLVFMDTWTYGDAVMPEQWKDRRIGWSDTWVRAAEGANPYAGPVNGLHCVIDINTMELLAIEDTHTVSRPDVMGEYVPRHVPDRLKGRRPPRKPLEITQPEGIGFEVDGHELRWQNWTMRVGFNHREGMTINAVTYDDAGRTRQVAHQLSFAEMVVPYRDPSVDHYRRTAFDIGEWGLGFMTQSLELGCDCLGEIRYLDAVMHDSAGEPYTITNAICLHEEDSAIGWKHVDHDSGAEVRRQRRFVVSFHVTVANYEYIVYWRFYEDGNIECEVRATGIMVVTHVEEGQAHPHGTLVDERTYAPYHQHFLVARLDLEPDGRTNTVQRSETVIDPIGPENPLGLGIRQVSTPIDVEGHDDFRWESQRAWKVVNERSLNGLGTPVAYKLVPGGAIPSFFHPESPVFQRAQVIGHTVWVTPHDADERWPAGEFVNQSKDDHGLPEWVQQGRSTTDTDVVLWYVFGIHHITRPEDWPVMPADIVSFWLKPVGFFDRNPSLDVEPASSSSCHTEGDASSQGSHCH
- a CDS encoding TetR family transcriptional regulator, yielding MSTDTGTLGRMEDQPDALPTRTERKERTRRAILDAALVLTEQSSLSALSLRHVAREVGIAPTAFYRHFVSAEDLGLALVDESFSSLRRMIRDVRSAAPSVGGVIGQSVDVLVERVRSDPAHFGFISRERVGGVPGVRAAIRHELDLFEAEIATDFARLPGAVHWSNDDLRTSADLIVTAMVAAAERLLQGPRTAAFDREVARMTTTQLRMLSIGAIHWRSRPEDRGGSAQIRATGGSENSPV